In a genomic window of Brassica rapa cultivar Chiifu-401-42 chromosome A10, CAAS_Brap_v3.01, whole genome shotgun sequence:
- the LOC103847377 gene encoding ras-related protein RABC2a, whose product MGSSSGQSGYDLSFKVLLIGDSGVGKSSLLVSFISTSVEDLAPTIGVDFKIKQLTVGGKRLKLTIWDTAGQERFRTLTSSYYRGAQGIILVYDVTRRETFTNLVDVWGKEIELYSTNQDCVRMLVGNKVDRESERGVSREEGIALAKELKCMFLECSARTRQNVEQCFEELALKIMEVPSLLEEGSSAVKRNILKQKTEHQTTPQAGCCS is encoded by the exons ATGGGGTCGTCTTCAGGGCAAAGTGGATACGATCTGTCGTTTAAGGTCTTGTTGATTGGAGATTCTGGTGTTGGCAAAAGCAGTTTGCTTGTCAGCTTCATTTCCACCTCCGTTGAAGATCTCGCTCCTACCATTG GTGTTGATTTCAAGATCAAACAGTTGACAGTAGGAGGAAAAAGACTGAAACTCACAATATGGGACACAG CGGGACAGGAACGGTTTAGAACACTGACGAGCTCTTACTACAGAGGCGCCCAAGGAATCATTCTCG TGTATGATGTGACGAGAAGAGAGACATTTACAAACTTAGTAGATGTGTGGGGCAAGGAGATTGAGCTTTACTCCACTAACCAAGATTGCGTTAGGATGCTCGTAGGGAACAAAGTTGATAGA GAATCTGAGAGAGGAGTTAGCAGAGAAGAAGGGATCGCTCTAGCGAAAGAACTCAAGTGCATGTTTCTTGAGTGTAGTGCTAGAACTCGTCAAAACGTAGAGCAGTGTTTCGAAGAGCTGGCGTTGAAG ATAATGGAGGTACCTAGTCTTTTGGAAGAGGGATCAAGTGCTGTGAAGAGAAACATCTTGAAGCAGAAAACAGAACACCAGACTACTCCTCAAGCTGGATGTTGCAGCTAA
- the LOC103847378 gene encoding zinc finger protein ZAT5, giving the protein MTSVHEEMRHVLLIKGKRTKRQRSASPHMNAEAVSGVCSEEPSLEAREEGAGEVEFQGATEEDQDMANCLMLLSQGHKANGSGDHSSTHKLDFLCNKKPVASLGLGLEGVYQCQTCDKSFHSFQALGGHRASHKKPKLGAIVLKCHEKKSSSASAVETAKGSFLSLQVTSSDGNKKPEKTHECSICKAEFSSGQALGGHMRRHRGLIVNANATSSHHQESIRPKNYLELDLNLPAPEDESKFVFASKDQIILFTTASNSLIDCHH; this is encoded by the coding sequence ATGACAAGTGTTCATGAGGAGATGCGTCATGTACTCCTCATCAAAGGCAAACGCACCAAACGTCAGCGATCTGCGTCTCCTCATATGAACGCAGAAGCAGTGTCTGGCGTTTGCAGCGAGGAACCATCACTGGAGGCAAGAGAAGAAGGAGCTggtgaagttgagttccagggaGCTACGGAGGAAGACCAAGACATGGCGAACTGTCTGATGTTATTGTCACAAGGACACAAAGCAAATGGCAGTGGAGATCATTCGTCCACGCACAAACTTGATTTCTTGTGCAACAAGAAACCAGTAGCTTCTCTAGGTTTAGGGCTAGAGGGTGTTTACCAGTGCCAAACGTGTGACAAAAGCTTCCACTCGTTTCAAGCGCTAGGAGGGCACAGAGCTAGCCATAAGAAGCCTAAACTCGGAGCAATCGTTCTCAAATGCCACGAGAAGAAATCTTCATCAGCTTCTGCGGTTGAAACGGCCAAAGGAAGCTTTCTTTCTCTGCAAGTAACTAGCAGTGATGGTAACAAGAAACCTGAAAAAACACATGAATGTTCGATCTGCAAGGCCGAGTTTTCTTCAGGACAAGCCTTAGGTGGTCATATGAGGAGACATAGAGGTTTAATAGTAAACGCAAACGCTACTTCAAGTCATCATCAAGAATCTATACGGCCAAAGAACTATCTGGAGTTGGATCTGAATCTTCCAGCGCCAGAAGATGAATCCAAGTTCGTGTTTGCGTCCAAAGATCAGATTATTCTCTTCACGACCGCGTCCAATTCTTTAATTGATTGTCATCATTGA
- the LOC103847379 gene encoding uncharacterized protein LOC103847379 — protein MVCIMCLVPLFLVPLINLLPRIIDFLMAKVYGWLGWEYRKPARVPPACPFKPNDNNSTKVTAEAGSEGREETIAKPVLAGESGGVKQD, from the exons ATG GTTTGCATAATGTGTTTGGTGCCGCTGTTCCTCGTCCCGCTCATCAATCTACTCCCCCGGATCATCGATTTCTTAATG GCCAAAGTGTATGGATGGCTCGGATGGGAGTACAGGAAGCCAGCGAGAGTTCCTCCAGCTTGTCCTTTCAAGCCGAACGACAACAACTCCACCAAA GTGACTGCTGAAGCTGGGAGTGAAGGTAGAGAAGAAACAATAGCTAAACCAGTCCTTGCGGGGGAGAGTGGCGGGGTTAAGCAGGATTGA